The window GACATATGATGGAAGTCTGCCGGCACTTCGTCTATATTTGCGGCGGCGGGCAATTCAGCCGGCAGCGCAAGCCATTCGTGACGCGGCAGCAGGCTCCAGCCATAATTGAGCAGCTAAAGGATGACAGCAATGCGGAATTTAGTCGAAAAAAGGAAACAGATAGAACAGTTCAGGCAGAGCAGTAGCCTGTCGCCCCTGCATGCGGAACTGCTTGGGCAAAGCATCCTCAGTTCATGGAACCGCTCAAAGACCGCTGAAATTCCCAAAGACCGCTCGGCTGCGCCGATGCAGGCGCCGGCAAAGCAGGCGCCGACTGCGCTGCAGCATGCGCTGAAGCGCTGCGCGGAAGACTTGAAGCATATTGCGCAGCAGTCGTCTATGGTGGTGGCTGTGGGCGATGTCGGCAGCACCATTATCTGGACCGCATCCAGCCAGCAAATGCAGCGCGCCGCCGAAAGCGTGCACTTTATGGAAGGCGGGCAGTGGAAGGAAGAGCTGGTCGGCACCAATGCGCTGGCTTTGTCGCTGAAAACCCAGCAGTCCAGCTGCGTATTTTCCAATGAGCACTATATGTCATCGATTCATGACTGGGTGTGCTACGCAGCCCCGATTATTGACCCGTATTCCCGGCAGATTTTAGGCGTCATTGACTTGTCCACCACATGGGAAAACCATAACAGCCTGGGCCTGCTGGCGGCGGAGCGCTGCGCTTCTATTATTCAGCTGGCGCTGCAGGAGCAGCATCAGCAGCAGCTGTATATCCGGGCTTTTTCAGCTTCACAGGTGCTGTTCAACGGCAAAGTGCTGGTGATGACCCCGCGCCAGATTGAAATTTTAGTGATTCTGGCGCTGTGCCCGCAGGGCATGACGCTGGACACCCTGCATCAGGCTTTATATGGCGAGCGCAAGGTCAGCATCGGCACGCTGAAGGCGGAAATGTCGCAGCTGCGCGATGTGCTGGGCGGCATGCTGGGCTCAAGGCCCTACCGGATTTTAGCCAATGTTGAAGCCGACTTCCTGCAGGCCGAACAGGCGCTGGATGCCGGCTATATTGAATCTGCGCTGAAGCTGTGTTCCGGCGTATTTCTGGCGAAAACCGAAAGCC is drawn from Acinetobacter sp. WCHAc010034 and contains these coding sequences:
- a CDS encoding transcriptional regulator; this translates as MTAMRNLVEKRKQIEQFRQSSSLSPLHAELLGQSILSSWNRSKTAEIPKDRSAAPMQAPAKQAPTALQHALKRCAEDLKHIAQQSSMVVAVGDVGSTIIWTASSQQMQRAAESVHFMEGGQWKEELVGTNALALSLKTQQSSCVFSNEHYMSSIHDWVCYAAPIIDPYSRQILGVIDLSTTWENHNSLGLLAAERCASIIQLALQEQHQQQLYIRAFSASQVLFNGKVLVMTPRQIEILVILALCPQGMTLDTLHQALYGERKVSIGTLKAEMSQLRDVLGGMLGSRPYRILANVEADFLQAEQALDAGYIESALKLCSGVFLAKTESPFLCAWRDCLESRLSDAIFKANETDVLLRHVARFPEAIDAVERLIELMPKQHPVHQTLLKHKLYAAN